The Fimbriimonadaceae bacterium nucleotide sequence CGGTGTTGCCCCACCCAACTCCCGCCTTGTTGAAGGAGTCCTCAAGCCACGGTCGTAAAGCGTTCTGCACCGACGCATCGGGTGGTGTATTGAAATCCCCGCCTACGATCACCAAAGTGTCCTTGGAAACGGCTAGATCGTCCAAAGTTGAGCGTAGCTCGATCAGTTCTTGCCTTCTGCTTCGTCGATTCTCGGCAAGCCCAGTCCAGCAGTCGGGGCTTATAAAGTTGAGATTAAAGACCGGCGGTTGGAGCCGAAGGCTGACAACTAGCAGCTTCTTCCCACTTCCGAGGTTGAAGAGCGCCGCAGTTGCGTTGGCAACTGTACGGTTAGAGCCAACAAACGGAATGAAAACAGCCTCCTTCTTCCCTCTTGCCACGATGGAGCAATCGGGTCCGGCAAAGGCTACACCCTCTTCACCGAATATCTCTTTGGCAAGAAGGTCAAGCTCCGGCTGGCTCGGCGTCTCTTGAAAGAGGACGACATCCGGCTTGTAGGCCAAAACCTCTTTCGCCGCATCAAACGATCCCCCTTCGCAGTTCAGGCTGATCACTCGCAGATCGCCGCGCTTGTCATCGGCGAAAAGCCCTCGACCCAGCGAAATCCATTCTTGGGAGAATAGCAACACTGGGATCAGCCACAATCCCGCCCATGCAGCCTTCCTTCTCCAGTTCCTCTTGCGCAGGCTCACCAACAGGCACAGCCAAGCAACAAAGCTCCAAACCCACACAGGCAAGATCGCCAGAGCCCAAAGGATGTCCGGCTTGAAGGCATAGAGGAGGCAGTCAAGGAGAATGAGAGCAAGCCAAATGGAGTGCGCCCTAACGGGCCTACTCTTTCGTGATGTCCGGACATCACTTTCGGGCACGTCAACAGACTCTGCATCACTCACGTAATTAGCTTATCCATTTCGTAAACATCAAGTCTGATCCCTCCACAGCTGCTGTTGTAGAGGGTACAAAACTGCCTCCAGAGTACGAATCCCGGGGCAACCATTTTCAGTCAAAAGATCTCTGGCACACCACGAGCGGCCGGCGCAACCAAATCCTTCAACCTGTCCGAATGATTGACTTTCCATTTTCGGACAAACTCCAGCTTGCCCCGTTTATTGATTCGATAAAGGAGGTGGTGGAAGGGTGCCGTCGACTCCTTAAGATCGTAATGCAAGTAGTAGTCGTAATCGTCGAACACCCAATGATCGGGCTGGCCTTTCCAGTTCACTAGACCTCCATATTCTCCGCCGTTCTGGACTGCCCTCCCCATCTGGAACACTTTGCCATTCCGAAATCCAAGGAAAAGCGTATCCTGTCCGTGTCCAGCGCCTGAGTGTCCACGCACAGCAGCAACCTTAAAGGGTGCTTTCACAACTGGTTCAAAGACTTTGAAAAAGCGACCATATACATACTGCCCTTTTTTGAACTCCACTCCCTCTTCGGGCATCCCATATCCAGCGACTCTCTTTCCATTCTTGTAAAGAAGAACGAAATGCTCGTCATTGAGCCGTGCATTCATGACATCGAAACGCCACTTCACGCCGGATTCGGTGAACGTAAGCCGTTGCTCGACGACCGTATCGTATGTCGTTTGCTGGCTTATCAATAGGGCGAATGGGATGAGCATTTCCATACTCTAATTCGATGATTGGTCAAGGCGCTCCTTCAAGGCTTCGGCTTTCCAAATTCTCCAGATGGATAACCCACAAGGATGCCCGCGTTGCGTAGGTTCGCAACCGCACCAGTCGCCCAGTGATCGGAAGGAACGTCAGGAAATGGACGAGCAAACCCTGGATACTCTGCGGCCCAATGCGCTGATAGCTCGTCCACTCTCTTCAGCAAGTCTTCAGGATCGCATGGCCTGTCTTCATAGGAGTTCGAAATCTCCTGAAGCTCCTTCGACACGTATCGAATCAATCGCTTCAGTTGCGATAGCTCCCAACCTGTACCTGGAGCAACGGTATCTCGATAAGATTTCTGTTCTTGAGAAGTTGCCGACCAAACCTGACTGTATTTCATCACCAGAGCATTCGCCGTCACCGCAAGATCCCATTTCGACGGGAACTCACCCCTGACATGACCAGCGGAGCCATCTGGATAGCCAGCCAACATGCCCTTGTTCTGGACCACACGGATAAACGGCCTCGCCCACTCAGTCCCTTTGTTCGTCCACTGTTGGGATGATGAGCCGCTGGCAAAAGTCAGCGCCAAGCCAGCAACAACTACGCGAGTGACCTTCATGCTTGAAGGACGGTTGGGAATACCGGAAGATTTCGGTGCCTACGCAATAACCGCAGTCTTCGCAGGACGCCAACGCACGTCTAAATCCTTCACCGCTTTCGCCTCATCCAACCGCCCCACGATCTGCGTCGACGGCGCGTTGTGCAGCAGCTCAGGATCGGTCTCCGCCTCTTTGCAGATCGCAATCAGCGCATCGCAGAACGCGTCCAAGGTCTCCTTGCACTCCGTTTCCGTCGGCTCGATCATAAAGCACTCGGGAACGATCAACGGGAAGTAGTTGGTGGCCGGGTGGAAGCCATAGTCGATCAACCGCTTGGAGATATCCAGCGCCCGCACGCCGAACTGCTTCTTATAGCGTTCCGCCGTCAAGATGCACTCGTGCGTGCAAGGTCGATCATGCGCGGGAGGAAGAACCTCTTTCAGCCGAGCACGCAGATAGTTGGCGTTCAGGACCGAATACCGGCTGATATCCGGCAAATACTCCTTGCCCATCGCAAGCAGATATGTATAAGCCCGCACTGCCATCAATGACTGCCCCCAGAACGAGCTAACGCGCCCAATGCTGAGCGGACGGTTCTCGTCCACATACGCCTCCGTTGCGCTCAACCCAAGCTTTGCCGACTGCTTCTTGCTCACGATCACTGGCCCAGGCAAAAACGGCTCCAGATGTTTCATCAAGCCGATCGCGCCGCACCCCGGCCCGCCGCCTCCGTGAGGGGTCGTAAACGTCTTGTGCAGATTCAAATGCATGCAGTCGAACCCATGATCGCCGGGGCGGGTGGTGCCCACCATCGCGTTCATGTTCGCGCCGTCGCAGAAAACCTGTCCGCCGACCGCGTGCACCATCTCACAAATCTTGGAGATGTTGGTCTCAAACAACCCGAGCGTGGATGGGTTTGTGACCATAAAGGCCGCGACCGTGTCATCCAACAACGCCTCAAAGGCCTTTAGATCAGTATTACCGCTGGCATCCGTCGGAACGGTCTTCACATCGTAACCACATCGCGCCGCCGAAGCCGGATTGGTGCCGTGAGCCGAGTCGGGAATCAACACGATTCGGCGCTTCTCCCCTTCCCCACGCGACTCGTGATACGCCTTGATGAGCATCAAACAGGTCTGCTCACCGTGCGCCCCCGCTACCGGCTGCATCGTGATCGCATCAAAGCCGGTGATCTCAATCAGAAAGTCTTGAACGCCCGCAATGACCTCAAGAAAGCCCTTCACCGTATCCAGCGGTTGCAGCGGGTGAATCTGGGTGAAGCCCGCCAAGCCTGCCGTGCGCTCATTGATGCGCGGGTTGTATTTCATGGTGCATGAACCGAGCGGATAGAAGCCCGTGTCGATGCCGTAGTTGATGTGGCTCAGGTTTGTGAAGTGGCGCACCAGGTCCATCTCACCTATCTCCGGCAGATGCAACTCCGTGCGCATCTCTCCAACAGTCGCCTTGAGATCGACTTTAGGCGTGTCGCAACGGGGAACGTTGCATCCAACGCGGCCCGCGCGGGATTTTTCAAAGATGAGTTGCGGCTGAGGAACGGTCTTTGTGGGCATAGGTGTTGGAGGAGATTTTACCTGCGCAGTTGTGCAATCGCGAGCAGCCCAAAAAGAAGGCCCACTCCAATTCTGGAGTGGACCCTCTCATGCAACAAGACCTAACGTTACTCATGCGCCACAATCGGTTCTGGCAAAGGTTTTTGCGGGCAGGTTGTACAAGGCGGGATCAGCTCAGGAATCACATCATCCGGCCCTGTAGGATTGCATTTCTCGTCGGAACAGTTGAGATTTAGAGGTGTAGCATCGTACGGGGTTCCCCTGATACAAAATTGAAGTGGTCCCTCACCGCATCGAAAGGAAATGTACTTCACCCTAAACCTCGTGCGTTGATTGCATTGTGCTCCAGCAGGTGAACATTGAGTTGAATGACTATTGCAGCTGTACATAAAGCCATCCAATTCTTCGCTAACATCACGATAGGTATATAGCCCACCTCCGCAGGGATCTCCCTCTCGTATTGGCATCGGACATTCTGGGTATGTAGGTGTGCACGATCCATCACTAGCCCAGGCTATTGTCGCTATTCCCAACACGGTGATTATCAGGCAAATAATGCCAAATCTATTTGTTTTCATTTCGCCTCCACACTTATTGGAGCGGTCTACCGCTCTTCCGCGCTCTCAGCCTTTCATCCATCTCTTCTTTCACGGCACCCATCGAATAATATGCTGCTTCATCTTCCCAGTCGCTAAGCATAGGGCACCATTTAACATGTCCATCTAAGTATCCACCTAAGACTTCGAATGCTTCAGTTTTTGAAATAGAGTTAGCAAATCCTTGTTTAGGACTCGAAAAATATCTCTTATTGATAAAACCTAAGCTTCTCGGGAAAAATTCAGCTTTTACAATTGGATCCGAGACTGGATCAAATTTTGTTGTTAGTGGACGCCTTTTTTCCGCGATGCGAACACCCCAATTGTAAGTCAGTGAATATTCTGGCAACCCATGTGAACCAGGATAGTCCGCAAGCTCTGGGCGACCCTTAACATACTTATAAGAGCCCTCTAAACTATGCAAATAATTCGGATAATTGCCGTCATAATCAGACATATACAGATTGATTGCGGAAACATTTTGCTTTAAATCCACTCTAATCGCCGTCTCATGCGATTTACGCATCACTACAGGCCTCAGAAGCAGCGTAAGTGTCACACAAAGAATAGCTATTATTGCTATTACGATTAGTATTTCAGGCAAGGTAGCGCCTCTTGTCTTCTTCCTCATTTCCCCTCTCCCTCACTCGAAGCATCAAAGCTTTCGCTCACCTTTCCGTTTTCAAAAATCATAATATAAGGAATGCCAGCCGTGCGGACGTTAAACATCGAAAAGAATTCAGGATCGGCATGTCGGATGACGGTCTTGTTTGCCCATACCGGATCATCTGCTCCGTCTAAAACAAAAACTTGCAACGGATATTGTTGATACTTCTGCCTTAGCTGGCCTATTATCTTCTCCATCCTGCCCGACCAACAGGTCGGACATTTTGCTGAAAAGATCGCAACTGCATTCTGGCCTATTATTCCAGTTTCAGGCAAAGCGGCTCCAACACGTAGCCCCTCGGCCTCTATGAAATTATTAGAAGCAATCGTCCTGGCGCTTGCTCGCACGAAGGGAGACATACTGAGCGCAACTACGCAAAACGTGGCTGTAAGAATAGCTACACTGCCAATTCTTGCAAGTTTCCGATTTTCAAGAATAACCTCAAGCAACAGTACTCCCCACAAGAACCAAAAGGTAAGACACATAAGGCAAGGCTGCACACCAAGCAAGTAGCCCGTCGAGAGGAGCAAGACACCAGTGACTGATCCAAGAACAACAATACAGTCGCTCCACAGACCTCGCAGAAAATTCAAGCTTAATGCAACCGTAAAGCCAATTAGCGGCAATAGGACTGCCTTAAAATATTGAAAGGGACCAGGCTGCGTGCATGCTGTACAAAAGCTAAGGAGAATGATTGCAGGAGGAAGTGGAAGAATCCACTTGACGATTGTCCCTATCTTCAAGACTCTTCTTTGAACTGCGATTTCCCCAATAACACATTCCTCAGCCATGTGCAAACTCCGAACAGTCAAGACGCTCTATAAATTATCACATAGGACGCGAAATGTAAAGAGATGTTCTCAAGAATTTTTTGGTTAACGCTAAATTAGATTGCAACAATTGGTAATTGTGCCAGTAGTTTAGCCTGAAATTAGTTTCTCTATGTCTACTACTGCCAACAATTTGACCAAGAATCATTGAGACTCAAAGAGTTGTGTCTCAAAGAATAGACAAGAGATTGGCAGGCATTGCAGATATTCTTGAGTGCTATCAAAGCAGCCAGTTAAGCAAGTTCAAATGATAGCTTCGTCGCAAAATCATCGATCTGCGCTTTCGTCCGGGTCTCCGTCACCGCAACAAGCAAGCAGTTCTCCATCCCTTGATAGAACTTACCAAGAGGAAGACCGGCAAGGACGCCCTTCTCCATCATTGCGCGTTGGACGGTTTCAGCGCTTTTGGGCAGCTCCAATACAAACTCCCCAAAGACCTTGCCCGAATACTTCACCCTCGCCCCCGCCTCCGAAAGCTTCGACATCGCGTACTGTGTATTGCGGACCGTCGATTCGGCAACCGTTTGCATACCGTTCTTGCCAAGCGCCGACATGTAAATCGTTGCCGCCAAGGCCATAAGCGCTTGGTTTGTACAGATATTGGAAGTCGCCTTTTCTCGGCGAATATCCTGCTCTCGCGTGCGCAGAGTCATCACATAGCCTGGATTGCCGTCGTGGTCCAACGTCTTACCAACGATTCGGCCCGGAATTCGGCGGACAAGCTCGGTCTTACACGCAAACAGTCCAACCACCGGTCCACCAAAGCCCATCGCCACACCCATCGGCTGGCCCTCGCCAACAACGATGTCAGCGCCGTATTCGCCCGGTGGCTTAAGCAGCGCGCAGGCGATAGGATCGGCAACAACCACGAACATCGCTCCAGCTTGGGTAGCCGCTTCCCTTGCTTGGGCAAGGTCTTCGATCGTGCCAAAGAAGTTGGGATATTGGACGATCACACAAGCTGTGTCTTGGTCGAGCTTCGAATAATCCGTCGTCGCGCCATCTTCATGGTTGATCACAACCACGTCCAGCCCAATCGACCAGCAATAAGTCTCCAGAACCTGCCGATAGTGGGGATGCACGGCATCGCTCACCGCGATCTTTTGCCTGCCATTCACTCCGTGGCAAAGAATCGCCGCTTCAGCCGTTCCCGTCGCCCCGTCATAGAGCGACGCATTGGCAATCTCCATCCCGTAAAGGTCAGCGACCATCGTTTGAAATTCGTAAATGGTTTGCAGGTAACCCTGCGATAGCTCGGGCTGATACGGCGTGTACGCGGTCAAGAACTCGCCACGCGAGATCAGAGCGCCGACCGTCGCCGGAATATATCGGTCATAAATCCCTGCGCCAAGGAAGCACACAAGATCGGTTAGGAGATTTTTATTCTTGCGTGAAAGCTCAAAGAGGTGACCCAGGAGTCTGTGTTCATCAAGCGAAGCCGGAACATCCAGCTGACCCTTGAGCTTCAGGTCATCGGGGACCTCTCGGAACAGCTCCTCAATGCTGCCCGCACCGATGGTGGCGAGCATCTCTTTAACGTCTTCTTCGGTGTGGGGGATGTATGGGCGGGACATTTCGATTTTAGATTTGGGATTTTGGATTGACGATTCTTCAGAGGCGTTGTCAGGTGGTTTTCAAGTGGTTTTCAAGTTGTTGTCAAGTTGTCGGCAGGTGGTTCTCAAAGTTTCGGCGTGCGGTTGGTAAGTGGTCTTACAACTTGCCGACTACTTGCCGACCACTTGACAACAACTTGTCGACAACCCTATCCAAGCACTCCCTTATAACCATCCGCATCCAACAAACCGTCAAATGCAGCGGCATCTCCGACCTTCACTTTGAACATCCAGCCATCGCCGTACGGGTCGCTGTTCACCAGTTCCGACCTAGCGCCAAGCGCTTCGTTCGTCTCAACGATCTCTCCACCCAAAGGCGAATAGATATCGGATACGGTCTTCACGCTTTCAACCGATCCGATCGCCTCAGCGGCGTTTACTGCTCGGCCAACGTTGGGAAGATCGACGTAGACGATGTCGCCGAGTTCCGACTGGGCAAACTCGGTGATGCCGATGGTGGCGACGTCGCCGTCGACACGAATCCATTCATGGGTTGGGGTGTATTTGAGGTCGCTGGGTACGTTCAATGCGGGGTCTCCTGATGGGAATGGCAAAGTTTACCAGTGCCCCACCGTATCATGTGGACTTTGGGACGCCGTTTGGGTCGACGTTGGCAAGCTGTTCCAAGCGTCGTCGTCAAGAGCCAAGCCGCGCCGAACCACAAGCAGGTTAAAATACGCCTATGGGATATTGGCTGATGAAGTCAGAGCCGGACACATATGGCATCGACGACCTGGAAAAAGAGGGCACAAACATGTGGGAGGGCTGTCGCAACTACACCGTGCGGAACTTCTTCCGAGACAGCATGCAGATCGGCGATCTCGCTTTCTTTCACCACTCTAACGTTGATCCAGCGGGAATCGTCGGCGTAATGGAGATCGTCAGCGAGGCTTACCCCGACCCCACTCAGTTCGATCCCAAGTCGCACTACTACGACGCCAAGAGCCCAAAGGATGCCCCCCGATGGCTCGTCCGTGATGTGAGGTTCGTCCGCAAGTTTAAGCGCACCGTCTCCCTCGCTGAACTCCGTGAAACACCCGGCCTTGAAGATATGTGGGTGACGCGCAAGGGCCAGCGCCTGAGCGTGATGCCCGTAACCGAGGCAGAGTGGAACATCGTCATGGGGAAAGAAGGGCTATGAAGGCTCGGCTGCGACTAAACCCCCTCCTTGCTTCGACGAAGGAGAAATGGAGAGGAGTGACGCATTCCACAGGCAAAGCATTCCGATTGTGCAAAGCTGCTGCTCTCATTGTTGCGATCGGATGGGCCTCTCCGTCTGCCCAAGCCCAATCTCACGCCCCCCAATACTTCGAAAAAGCCTGCGTCGTCAGCGATAGCGCCATCGCTTCTCAAATCGGCGCCGAAGTCATGCGCAAAGGTGGCAACGCCGTCGACGGCGCAGTGGCGACTGCTTTTGCCCTCGCCGTCACTCATCCCACAGCTGGAAACATAGGCGGTGGAGGCTTCATGGTCGTCCGCATGGCTGACGGCCGCACCATTGCTATCGACTACCGTGAAACCGCGCCAGCCGCGTCATCGCGAGAGATGTACATGAACGCCCCCCAACCCGGGGCTTCCCTAACCGGACAGATGGCATCGGGAGTCCCCGGCACGGTTTACGGAATGTACGACGCCCACAAACAGTTTGGAAAGCTCCCCTGGAAGGACGTCGTCGAGCCCGCCCGCAAGCTCGCACAAAACGGCTTCGTCGTTAGCAAGAGCCTCGCCGATGAACTCAAATCCCAGGCCGCCCGATTCCGACCCTTCCCCGACAGCTACCGAGTGCTCAACAAAGACGGAAAGTTTTGGGGTTGGGGCGAAACCCTAAAGCTGCCGGACCTCGCCAAGACACTCGGCCGCATCCGAGACGAAGGACCTGCTGGATTCTACGAAGGCGAAACCGCCAAGCTGATCGTTGCCGAGATGAAGCGCGGCAACGGCATCATCACCCTCGAAGACTTAAAGAACTACCGTAGCGTATCTCGTCAGCCGCTCAAGGCATCCGCTTTTGGTTACGACATCATCACCATGCCCCCACCAAGCTCCGGTGGGATCGCTCTCGTCCAAATGCTCAATATCCTCAGCGGTTACGAACTGAAACCGATGGGCTGGGGGAGCGTCTCCTACAACCATATCCTGATCGAAACAATGAAGCGGGCATTCGCCGACCGAGCATACAACTCGGGCGATCCGGCCTTTTTCAAAGTCCCTACTCAAACCCTAACTTCAATGGCATACGCAGACAGCCTGCGCGAGGCGATCAAACTCGACAAAGCCACCCCCTCAGCCGAAATCAAACCCTTTGACTCGGGAATCAAAGAGGGCGACCATACCACTCACTTCTCGGTCGTCGATCAGTGGGGCAACGCCGTGGCGAACACCTACACCCTCAACACTGGCTATGGAAGCGGGGTGATGGTCACGGGTGCAGGGTTCCTCCTAAACAACGAGATGGACGACTTCATGACCGCACCCGGCAAACCAAACGTGTTTGGCCTCATTCAAGGCGAAAACAATGCCATCGCCCCTGGCAAGCGCCCAGTCTCGTCAATGACACCGACAATCGTATTGAAAGAGGGTGAGCTGTCCATGGTGATTGGTTCGCCCGGCGGACCCACCATCATCAACACCGTGATGCAAACCTTCCTGAATGTCGCGCTCTTCAACATGGACATTCAGCGAGCCGTGTCCGCACCTCGAATCCATCATCAATGGATGCCCGATTCGATCTCCTGGGAGTCCTTTGGAGTTGCCCCAGATACCAAGAAGATGATGGAATCCATGGGGCACAAGTTTGCTGCACGCCCGTCAAACATGGGATCGTGCATGTCGATCCTTGTCGATTCGAATGGCAACAGACGAGCCGGAGTAGACGCTCGCAGCGACGACGCCGGAGCAGCCGGATTCTAACGGAAACGCGCCTTGTCTTATCCAAGCGCCTTTGGCATAAACTTTGCTTCAATCCTTCGGCGGGACCGAGGGCACACACATGCAGTTTCCGACCGACAAGAATCGACGGCAAGACCGTCCTCTCGACGATCTACCCACCTTCGAAGAGTGCCGGCTGTTGCTTGCGATTTTGGAAGAGACGATAGAAGCCGGCGATTACGAAGTTTTCTGGGCAAGCTATCGCTCACTCGAACCGACCGCAAAACTCCTCACCGAGTGCTGCATCGACTACGAGATGAGCGTCCCGACCGTCGCATTCCTCTTTGGCTTGGATTCGTCGATGATTATCGACATCCTCATGCTTGAGTGGCTGATCGCCGGAATGGGCGAGCCCCAGCCCGAAAAAGTTGTCTCCATCGCTTGCTACTTAAGCAAGGATAAATTGGCTCGCAAACGGGCCGTACGCAACGCAACACTGAAGATGATTCTCGAAAGCGCGGCC carries:
- the ggt gene encoding gamma-glutamyltransferase, which codes for MKARLRLNPLLASTKEKWRGVTHSTGKAFRLCKAAALIVAIGWASPSAQAQSHAPQYFEKACVVSDSAIASQIGAEVMRKGGNAVDGAVATAFALAVTHPTAGNIGGGGFMVVRMADGRTIAIDYRETAPAASSREMYMNAPQPGASLTGQMASGVPGTVYGMYDAHKQFGKLPWKDVVEPARKLAQNGFVVSKSLADELKSQAARFRPFPDSYRVLNKDGKFWGWGETLKLPDLAKTLGRIRDEGPAGFYEGETAKLIVAEMKRGNGIITLEDLKNYRSVSRQPLKASAFGYDIITMPPPSSGGIALVQMLNILSGYELKPMGWGSVSYNHILIETMKRAFADRAYNSGDPAFFKVPTQTLTSMAYADSLREAIKLDKATPSAEIKPFDSGIKEGDHTTHFSVVDQWGNAVANTYTLNTGYGSGVMVTGAGFLLNNEMDDFMTAPGKPNVFGLIQGENNAIAPGKRPVSSMTPTIVLKEGELSMVIGSPGGPTIINTVMQTFLNVALFNMDIQRAVSAPRIHHQWMPDSISWESFGVAPDTKKMMESMGHKFAARPSNMGSCMSILVDSNGNRRAGVDARSDDAGAAGF
- the gcvH gene encoding glycine cleavage system protein GcvH; protein product: MNVPSDLKYTPTHEWIRVDGDVATIGITEFAQSELGDIVYVDLPNVGRAVNAAEAIGSVESVKTVSDIYSPLGGEIVETNEALGARSELVNSDPYGDGWMFKVKVGDAAAFDGLLDADGYKGVLG
- a CDS encoding EVE domain-containing protein, yielding MGYWLMKSEPDTYGIDDLEKEGTNMWEGCRNYTVRNFFRDSMQIGDLAFFHHSNVDPAGIVGVMEIVSEAYPDPTQFDPKSHYYDAKSPKDAPRWLVRDVRFVRKFKRTVSLAELRETPGLEDMWVTRKGQRLSVMPVTEAEWNIVMGKEGL
- a CDS encoding prepilin-type N-terminal cleavage/methylation domain-containing protein encodes the protein MRKKTRGATLPEILIVIAIIAILCVTLTLLLRPVVMRKSHETAIRVDLKQNVSAINLYMSDYDGNYPNYLHSLEGSYKYVKGRPELADYPGSHGLPEYSLTYNWGVRIAEKRRPLTTKFDPVSDPIVKAEFFPRSLGFINKRYFSSPKQGFANSISKTEAFEVLGGYLDGHVKWCPMLSDWEDEAAYYSMGAVKEEMDERLRARKSGRPLQ
- the gcvPA gene encoding aminomethyl-transferring glycine dehydrogenase subunit GcvPA, which encodes MSRPYIPHTEEDVKEMLATIGAGSIEELFREVPDDLKLKGQLDVPASLDEHRLLGHLFELSRKNKNLLTDLVCFLGAGIYDRYIPATVGALISRGEFLTAYTPYQPELSQGYLQTIYEFQTMVADLYGMEIANASLYDGATGTAEAAILCHGVNGRQKIAVSDAVHPHYRQVLETYCWSIGLDVVVINHEDGATTDYSKLDQDTACVIVQYPNFFGTIEDLAQAREAATQAGAMFVVVADPIACALLKPPGEYGADIVVGEGQPMGVAMGFGGPVVGLFACKTELVRRIPGRIVGKTLDHDGNPGYVMTLRTREQDIRREKATSNICTNQALMALAATIYMSALGKNGMQTVAESTVRNTQYAMSKLSEAGARVKYSGKVFGEFVLELPKSAETVQRAMMEKGVLAGLPLGKFYQGMENCLLVAVTETRTKAQIDDFATKLSFELA
- a CDS encoding endonuclease/exonuclease/phosphatase family protein, with amino-acid sequence MSDAESVDVPESDVRTSRKSRPVRAHSIWLALILLDCLLYAFKPDILWALAILPVWVWSFVAWLCLLVSLRKRNWRRKAAWAGLWLIPVLLFSQEWISLGRGLFADDKRGDLRVISLNCEGGSFDAAKEVLAYKPDVVLFQETPSQPELDLLAKEIFGEEGVAFAGPDCSIVARGKKEAVFIPFVGSNRTVANATAALFNLGSGKKLLVVSLRLQPPVFNLNFISPDCWTGLAENRRSRRQELIELRSTLDDLAVSKDTLVIVGGDFNTPPDASVQNALRPWLEDSFNKAGVGWGNTGVNAYPLVRIDQIWHSKELTPKRVWAAETLNSDHRMVIADFTFNKQN
- a CDS encoding S-layer homology domain-containing protein, which produces MKVTRVVVAGLALTFASGSSSQQWTNKGTEWARPFIRVVQNKGMLAGYPDGSAGHVRGEFPSKWDLAVTANALVMKYSQVWSATSQEQKSYRDTVAPGTGWELSQLKRLIRYVSKELQEISNSYEDRPCDPEDLLKRVDELSAHWAAEYPGFARPFPDVPSDHWATGAVANLRNAGILVGYPSGEFGKPKP
- the gcvPB gene encoding aminomethyl-transferring glycine dehydrogenase subunit GcvPB, coding for MPTKTVPQPQLIFEKSRAGRVGCNVPRCDTPKVDLKATVGEMRTELHLPEIGEMDLVRHFTNLSHINYGIDTGFYPLGSCTMKYNPRINERTAGLAGFTQIHPLQPLDTVKGFLEVIAGVQDFLIEITGFDAITMQPVAGAHGEQTCLMLIKAYHESRGEGEKRRIVLIPDSAHGTNPASAARCGYDVKTVPTDASGNTDLKAFEALLDDTVAAFMVTNPSTLGLFETNISKICEMVHAVGGQVFCDGANMNAMVGTTRPGDHGFDCMHLNLHKTFTTPHGGGGPGCGAIGLMKHLEPFLPGPVIVSKKQSAKLGLSATEAYVDENRPLSIGRVSSFWGQSLMAVRAYTYLLAMGKEYLPDISRYSVLNANYLRARLKEVLPPAHDRPCTHECILTAERYKKQFGVRALDISKRLIDYGFHPATNYFPLIVPECFMIEPTETECKETLDAFCDALIAICKEAETDPELLHNAPSTQIVGRLDEAKAVKDLDVRWRPAKTAVIA